In Thunnus maccoyii chromosome 11, fThuMac1.1, whole genome shotgun sequence, one genomic interval encodes:
- the tbccd1 gene encoding TBCC domain-containing protein 1, with the protein MEADHVSIWPRMEPFLLGALQVAPSSKLSLHYLRKMAIYVRTRDGCFPVLGWPMWRHIACGKLQLPEDLAWLYFETFDLLIGHKPEERLEWAECLSQCTSKSELDQQRNKLSVDTLQFLLFLHIQQINRVSLRTSLIGEEWPSHRTRSPSPSDREAKTSSQNKNWDDQAHLSFVQSHLAEILELLVEPGQLSNSGQALRDCQIPLEAVRSLGLLLEGSVCHGRVVQPVHRLLTKGPLQTPAGYSALNRSFPLHKLLSCLQHSLTLNPFGITACLRSGKKLAWAQQVEGAMKRANIARNTHMAPPGSKMVLMSQVFKQTLAKTSDKLTAANIKIHRCSDAFIYLLSPLRSVSVDKCRDSTVVLGPVETSVHIHSCQNVRVVCVAGRIAVGASSRCTIHALTPTRPVLLPGNTDITLGPFHTFYPSLEDHMASVGLAVVPNAWDQPLLLGTEGLVNPSLNTSSNPDPACYRLLPPAEFHTLVVPFQMEGDTCEVPGGLPPPYQAALDEKQKRIQNWQRTVMEARLNKEQKRQFQELVEVKFHEWLLETGHRQELDSLIPPTIAPTKASDGPAMDTPRVNENKYIRTGQAVGQSPMAC; encoded by the exons ATGGAGGCAGACCATGTAAGCATATGGCCGCGTATGGAACCCTTCCTACTGGGTGCCCTGCAG GTGGCCCCCTCTTCCAAGCTCAGCCTGCACTATCTTCGAAAGATGGCGATCTACGTGAGAACCCGTGATGGTTGCTTCCCTGTTTTGGGCTGGCCCATGTGGAGGCATATCGCATGTGGAAAGCTACAGCTTCCAGAAGACCTCGCTTGGCTCTACTTTGAGACTTTTGACCTTCTTATTGGCCACAAACCTGAGGAGAGGTTGGAGTGGGCAGAGTGTCTTTCTCAGTGCACTTCCAAAAGCGAGCTGGACCAACAAAGGAACAAG tTGTCTGTGGACACACTGcagttcctcctcttcctccacatccagcagatcAACCGTGTGTCTCTGCGCACCTCTCTGATCGGTGAAGAGTGGCCCAGTCATCGTACTCGCTCCCCCTCTCCATCAGACCGAGAGGCCAAGACCAGCTCCCAGAACAAG AACTGGGATGACCAGGCCCACTTGTCATTTGTGCAGAGCCATCTAGCTGAGATTTTGGAGCTGCTGGTGGAGCCAGGCCAGCTGTCAAACTCTGGACAGGCCCTGCGTGACTGCCAG ATACCCCTGGAGGCTGTGCGGAGCTTGGGCCTGCTCTTGGAGGGCTCAGTTTGCCATGGCAGAGTTGTTCAGCCTGTCCATAGGCTGCTGACCAAAGGCCCCCTCCAGACACCAGCTGGCTATTCCGCACTCAACCGCTCCTTCCCCCTGCACAAGCTACTTTCCTGTCTCCAACACAGCCTCACACTCAACCCTTTTGGGATAACCGCCTGCTTGCGCTCAGGAAAGAAACTAGCCTGGGCCCAACAAG TGGAGGGGGCCATGAAGAGAGCCAACATAGCCCGGAACACACATATGGCTCCACCTGGCAGTAAGATGGTACTGATGTCCCAGGTCTTCAAACAGACCCTGGCTAAAACCTCAGACAAGCTGACTGCTGCCAACATCAAAATCCACAGATGCTCAGATGCCTTCATATACCTGCTCTCACCCCTCAG ATCAGTCAGCGTGGACAAATGCAGAGACAGCACGGTGGTTCTGGGTCCTGTTGAGACCAGCGTCCACATCCACAGCTGCCAGAACGTGCGGGTAGTGTGTGTGGCAGGCAGGATCGCTGTCGGAGCATCCTCGCGTTGCACTATCCACGCCTTGACGCCCACCCGCCCTGTGCTGCTACCTGGAAACACGGACATTACCCTGGGGCCTTTTCACACTTTCTACCCTTCCTTGGAGGATCATATGGCTAGTGTGGGGCTGGCTGTAGTCCCCAATGCCTGGGATCAGCCCTTGCTTCTGGGGACTGAGGGCCTCGTCAACCCGTCACTCAACACGTCGTCCAACCCAGACCCTGCTTGCTACCGTCTTCTGCCCCCAGCTGAGTTTCACACTCTGGTTGTGCCTTTCCAGATGGAGGGAGACACATGTGAGGTGCCGGGGGGATTGCCTCCTCCATATCAGGCAGCACTTGATGAAAAGCAGAAGAGGATACAGAACTGGCAGAGGACTGTGATGGAGGCCCGGCTGAACAA GGAGCAGAAGCGTCAgtttcaggagttggtggaggtCAAGTTCCATGAGTGGCTTCTGGAGACGGGGCACAGGCAGGAACTTGACAGCCTTATCCCACCCACGATAGCCCCTACAAAGGCCTCTGATGGGCCTGCAATGGACACGCCCCGagttaatgaaaacaaatacattagGACTGGACAGGCAGTGGGACAGTCACCTATGGCTTGTTGA